One Gadus chalcogrammus isolate NIFS_2021 chromosome 7, NIFS_Gcha_1.0, whole genome shotgun sequence genomic window, CCACCTAACAGCTCCACCTAACAGCTCCACCTAACAGCACCACCTAACAGCTCCACCTAACAGCACCACCTAACAGCACCACCTAAATGAAACAGCACCACCTAAATGAAACAGCACCACCTAACAGCACCACCTAACAGCTCCACCTAACAGCTCCACCTAACAGCACCACCTAACAGCTCCACCTAACAGCTCCACCTAACAGCTCCACCTAACAGCACCACCTAAATGAAACAGCACCACCTAACAGCACCACCTAACAGCACCACCTAAATGAAACAGCACCACCTAACAGCACCACCTAAATGAAACAGCACCACCTAAATGAAACAGCACCACCTAAATGAAACAGCACCACCTAAATGAGTGAGGCTTTAGTGAAGCCAATCATTTAGGTGGGGCTATGAGCCCAGTTAGCTCGCTTTTAGCCAGGTACCTCTCCATTAGCCAGGTTAGCTCGCTATTAGCAGAGTTAGCTCTTTAACCCAGTTAGCTCACTTTTAGCCCAGTTAGCTCTTTGTTAGCCCAGTTGGCTCACTTTAACCCAATAGGCTCGCTTTAACCAAGTTATCTCACTATTAGCCTAGTTAGCTAACCATTAGCCCAGTTAGCTCTCTATCAGCCCAGTTAGCTCACCATTAGCCCAGTTAGCTCTCTATCATCCCAGTTAGCTCTCTATCATCCCAGTTAGCTCTCTATCATCCCAGTTAGTTCTCTATTTTCCCAGTTAGCTCTCTATCAGCCCAGTTACCTCACCATTATCCCAGTTAGCTCTCTATCAGCCCAGTTAGCTCACCATTAGCCCAGTTAGCTCTCTATCATCCCAGTTAGCTCTCTATCATCCCAGTTAGCTCATCATTAGCCCAGTTAGCTCTCTATTAGCCCAGTTAGCTCACCATTAGCCCAGTTAGCTCTCTATCAGCCCAGTTAGCTCTCTATCAGCCCAGTTAGCTCTCTATCATCCCAGTTAGCTCACCATTAGCCCAGTTAGCTCTCCATTAGCCCAGTTAGCTCTCTATCAGCCCAGTTAGCTCACCATTAGCCCAGTTAGATCACCATTAGCCCAGTTAGCTCTCTATCAGCCCAGTTAGCTCACCATTAGACCAGTTAGCTCACCATTAGCCCAGTTAGCTCTCTATCAGCCCAGTTAGCTCTCTATCAGCCCAGTTAGCTCTCTATCATCCCAGTTAGCTCACCATTAGCCCAGTTAGCTCTCTATCAGCCCAGTTAGCTCACCATTAGCCCAGTTAGCTCTCTATCAGCCCAGTTAGCTCTCTATCATCCCAGGTTGCTCCTCATTAGCCCAGTTAGCTCTCTATTAGCCCAGTTAGCTCACCATTAGCCCAGTTAGCTCTCTATCAGCCCAGTTAGCTCTCTATCAGCCCAGGTAGCTCTCTATCAGCCCAGTTAGCTCTCTATCAGCCCAGGTAGCTCTCTATCAGCCCAGGTAGCTCTCTATCATCCCAGTTAGCTCTCTATCATCCCAGTTAGCTCACCATTAGCCCAGTTAGCTCTCTATCATCCCAGGTTGCTCCTCATTAGCCCAGTTAGCTCACCATTAGCCCAGTTAGCTCTCTATCAGCCCAGTTAGCTCTCTATCAGCCCAGGTAGCTCTCTATCATCCCAGTTAGCTCTCTATCATCCCAGTTAGCTCACCATTAGCCCAGTTAGCTCTCTATCAGCCCAGTTAGCTCACCATTATCCCAGTTAGCTCTCTATCATCCCAGTTAGCTCACCATTAGCCCAGTTAGCTCTCTATCAGCCCAGTTAGCTCACCATTAGCCCAGTTAGCTCACCATTAGCCCAGTTAGCTCTCTATCATCCCAGTTAGCTCACCATTAGCCCAGTTAGCTCTCTATCATCCCAGTTAGCTCACCATTAGCCCAGTTAGCTCTCTATCAGCCCAGTTAGCTCTCTATCATCCCAGGTTGCTCCTCATTAGCCCAGTTAGCTCTCTATTAGCCCAGTTAGCTCACCATTAGCCCAGTTAGCTCTCTATCAGCCCAGTTAGCTCTCTATCAGCCCAGGTAGCTCTCTATCAGCCCAGTTAGCTCTCTATCAGCCCAGGTAGCTCTCTATCAGCCCAGGTAGCTCTCTATCATCCCAGTTAGCTCTCTATCATCCCAGTTAGCTCACCATTAGCCCAGTTAGCTCTCTATCATCCCAGGTTGCTCCTCATTAGCCCAGTTAGCTCACCATTAGCCCAGTTAGCTCTCTATCAGCCCAGTTAGCTCTCTATCAGCCCAGGTAGCTCTCTATCATCCCAGTTAGCTCTCTATCATCCCAGTTAGCTCACCATTAGCCCAGTTAGCTCTCTATCAGCCCAGTTAGCTCACCATTATCCCAGTTAGCTCTCTATCATCCCAGTTAGCTCACCATTAGCCCAGTTAGCTCTCTATCAGCCCAGTTAGCTCACCATTAGCCCAGTTAGCTCACCATTAGCCCAGTTAGCTCTCTATCATCCCAGTTAGCTCACCATTAGCCCAGTTAGCTCTCTATCAGCCCAGTTAGCTCACCATTAGCCCAGTTAGCTCTCTATCATCCCAGTTAGTTCTCTATCATCCCAGTTAGCTCACCATTATCCCAGTTAGCTCTCTATCAGCCCAGTTAGCTCACCATTAGCCCCTTTAGCTCGCTGCTAGCCCGCAACCCCCGGCTCtcgctcctccacccaccacactCACATAGGAGAAGGTCCTGCAGGAGCGCACAGTGTCGTTGTAGCCCATCCAGTGCTGGTAGTCGGGGTAGTCGCCGCGGGTCAGCACGTACTGGTAGCCCTGGTAGCTGGGCCTCTCGTACAGCACCCAGCAGCCACTCTCCACCCGCACAGAGCTGCAGCGGCTGAAGTGGGGGTGCACATCCGCGCAGTCCGCCTCGCACTCATAGGAGCGCCCCTGGAAGTTCGGCTCCTCGAAGAACGtgatctggggggaggggggggcgtgaggaaacaacggggggggggggggtggacagtaccgtccccgtccccccaaCAAACACTAGAGGTGTTCTGATCTTTTATTTTCCTTGCCGATACCGATTTCTGAACTTGAGTGTCGGTACCGATACCGAGTATATCCTGCACTAAGATTAGAAAGATAGGTTTCTAACTtcaaaaaaaaatttaaacttttttttttagcacttTTCAAATGAGAAAAACAGCAGAATCCAGAGTTATACAATGCGTTAAAAGACTCTCTCAAGTCTCATCTTACTCATCCTGCACCCAGAgctaaacagtaaaaaaaaaaagggtaggCTACAAAGATAGGCCTAAATAAATGCAAACTTTCTTTTATCGCTTTCTAAATGAGATAAACAGCTAAATCcaatgtaaacaaacacacagtctcCCTCATCTTACTCATCCTGCAATCAGAGCAGAAgagttaaaggcacccagtgcaactttatgtaaacattcaatgaaaaataaacattcaatttctagtcttttttacacgtagtaagtttcaataactccataccattacatatcgacattcaaggagcaaagatgagacgtcgctgtgtggtgagaactgatagaaaatcgtaaacaacaacaaacgccggtggggagaagccatttttccattgactggaagcctgctttatttatttatataggttacaaaaaataaagaaaatggcggcattgttgttatcgatttcctatcagttctcaccacacaacgacgtctcatctttgctgcttgaatgtcggtatgtaatggtatggagttattgaaacttactacgtgtaaaaaagactagaaattgaatgttgatttttaagcctcgaaagttgcactgggtgcctttaagaaaTAAATCGGTTTACTTCAAAAATTGTttacaacttttttttaatcgcttttaaaataagaaaaacagcCAAATCcagtgcaaacaaacacattaaagtCTCTCACCTTACTCATCCTGCACTCCGATGTCGAACAGTGGTGTCCtctacagcagagagagaacgGTCGTTTTATAAACCTCGATTAAACCCCCTGGATTACGTTACTTTTGTCGTCGTGATGAACGCCGCTTTGTTGTTAGCTTTGCTGTTAGCACCGTGCCAACTATTCTGATCCCGTCCATGGCCAATAAATAAAAGCCCTGATTCATCATTCAGGCAGAGTGGCCTGATCTGGCACCGATTAATGCTGCCTCCGACAATATCAGAGCGATCACACAACGgacaacaaaccaaacctgtTGGAATGGCTCTTTGATCAGACGTGATATAGATTATAGATTATTGCAACTCTATGCAAAAGGTGTATTGCAGGAGGAAGGATTCATGGATTTGTGGAATGGATTGAGGCGTGAGTTGTGGTGCAGTGGTGATATTCATGTGCGTTGCAGACGGAACACTATTTCAAAGCAATTCAActcaattgtatttgtgtacatatCTTAATCACAGGCCCAAAGGCCAAGGGGTTAACACAACGTGTGTTTATGCACCCCCTGATCCAAGCGCCCAAGAGggcaagaaacacacacacacacacgcgcacacacacacacacacacacacgtcacacatcaATTGTAATAACAAGTAattaactagaaaatgcatttcctgcagaaaatgcggggggtgctgtagtacaaagtgaggttgaaaatatttcttaataaagccacatagattaggACATAAATAAactttaaatggcttaaatcaagtgaagggatttgaacaaaagttcaaaactctaaatggaataaacaatgtaaacatgcacaccatttaagaaagagtaaatggttggaaacaaataaagtgaatgctgaatgaaaagcgcaaagcattgctaaaaatgcagaaatgtaaaatgaattgaacagAAGAATCTGAaacgtcaaatgtattgccctgcactgtgcgtgtgtgtgtgtgtgtgtgtgtgtgtgtgtgtgtgtgtgtgtgtgtgtgtgtgtgtgtgtgtgtgtgtgtgtgtgtgtgtgtgtgtgtgtgtgtgtgtgtgtgtgtgtgtgtaaaatccACCCAATCTGGCAATACTGCATAACGTCATCACGCTCCAACGTCAatataaatcaatgagaccaactgaaaacgaagccggtatgaaactaaaactgtgattctgaataaagtttaaatgatatcgaaatccCGCCTGGATATTATTGAAGGTACGATAAAAAAGATTTAAATTAGATATAGATGTCAATTGCTCATTTTGTAATATGTACCCTGAAGCTGtgacacatttattttggaACTGTTCCCATTCAAATAATTTATGGAAAGATATTTGTACTTTTATCACTCGTTTCATTGACCCCAAGTTTTCCCtttgtattgaacatgtattgtttggtttcttcaattacacctctagtcaagcaaaccaatattttattgtaaaccttattattttattagctaaatgacatattcataaatgtaaatactcTAATCAGAAACcgctttttgttgtgtttgagaaTGAAGCCAAGCAGTATGTGGGGAATATTCTATGTTCTAGAAATGGGAAAGCTATTAAAACacaaattagggattgatcatgcgccccaaggggcggttcggcggaaggaggaggcgtgttctggcgcaaacggtattttgccgtttctgaataccattgcgctgcTGACCAGGAAATagctggtttaaagtcagtggcgcgttgttcagatgctattttaagggcacatgcatacatgcgcatgcgatgcatacggattgcttttGCACCtcacgcatacactttgcttctcccatctacctagccgcacattcttggtaaattatttgggaaagaacagctgatgcagcggtaataagttgtacttttaaatcaatgcatctgcaaacactgtacagcaaacacatattttcttgacatagacattgtgtaggcctacatgcccataacttttaggattgatgagtatttgatcgtgaaaaacattgttttaccgcgagtgagtgttaaaaagaatgaatgaatgcgggcgcgcgtgtgtgctctgtttaaacacccgcaaactaaacacgtaacgcataatacaatcaatggcaatgtctattaccgcgaggacacatgcatattaggatagcatacaatactgataagaaacaatgtttataatgtattgcgtatatcattaaatagaaccacagttaccgcatatcaatgttatatcatatacgttttttttgccgaaatttatttgaggactcagtatttcggaagttgtggaagaaaaccccttattccatgtgtgaattaggccatattatttggcaataaactgagccatttgcagtttgaaattcatgtgcatctgtctcatcggagactgcaaacgcgctgtccaAATATCAACTCAAATCAAATCGATTCagatgcgctcatggctcttaaaggggatgggagctggcactctcattggtttgttggacgttacacccaaaccacacctacgggtaactaggctgcttcagaccaacccttttgacacttgcgccgcgacagaagtgtcatttatccgcctgtaaaatagcgatagcgccgtagaaccgcccacaaagctacttgcgcttcccacttgcgtttcagacagttaaaatagggcccttagtgtgtgtgctctttataatatttttattttatttaatgctgcattttgtattttttgtgtctgtattttgtaTGTCTGCCATTTCTGTACCCCCTGGCTGTTGTTGTATTGCTAATtgtcaataaaatgtattaatctaaaaaaaagaaattaataaaaaagaaacacgataAATATCTTGTTATAACAAGACAAGATGTCGTcgtcacccctccccctccaccaccgacGAAAACCTCCGCTCCCAGACCTGTAAAGATAACACATATATCATCTTATTTCGACATTCATCAGAAGTGTGCACATATTTACGTGCTTAGAGGTGAAATGTGCAATGTTAAAAATATGTGTAAGATAATTGTGCAGTTAAAAACATGTTTCAAAGAAAATACTCCATATTAGCCTAAAAGGTAGCAGAAACTGATGGGTGCGCACGCAGgatagttttatttattttttcgatctcgtctgatctcggaagctaagcagggtccggcctggttagcacttggatgggtgaccgcctgggaataccaggggctgtaagctattttctttttcaactcgggctcattggctgcaatggcctGCCGTGCCCTGATCTTtagtatggaagcatatatgtagcaaaattcaaatggcaatgcaatttgcaattacattTTACAATTGACCATTccttatgcaattttataatgtaatttgtaaatacgttattcaaagtgtattttaatatgcaaagtgacaatgcaaacctcaattaaatttgcaaaagttataacaatacaaatagaataacattttgtcaaattctttgagttcctttattcaaattgaaaagctatagcgtccccgtgattgcaatccacttcgccacgctccgtgtgttaacatttcaatccgcataacgaacgctttgcaaaagatttggcaaaacggaatccaaaacgttttccaaaacggaatccaaaacgttttccaaaaagtaaatatgcaaagtggcaaacgtataagccaatcagcgtctgggcgggaaactacgtcacttgctcgcagggacgtgcacaggaattttgaggggcagttgctctgacctgaaaaaagggcaccccccccccccaaaaaacaacaactcacaggctatatgaaggactgagaataaCGGGCTCTTTATTcatatattaatacaaatgagtaaaacactgaaataactactactaacgataatgcagaaaaacttgacttgaagaagaagaacataacatgaTGGCATCATTCAGTGGAGAATATTCCAGCCAGGGGTCATCATTATACCATTGGGCTTGAAAAGAGCGCCCATCTGGATTTTGAGGGAAATTTACCATAGGACGGCAAGGTCCGACTGAATTGGAAAATGTGATGAAGGTCTGATCGTATTTTAGATTGCTGCTCTGTACATGAGCTGGATCTGTGGGATTAGCCAACCTCATTAAAAAATCGAAATCTGTGGATTCTGCCCCACTCTTCATCTCAATATCCTCCCTTGCTgatgttctcctctccctcatctcatCCTCTTGCTCATCTCTCCTTTCCCAGTCTGTCCTGATCTCATCTGGGATTGGCTCTGGCTCTCTGAACGCAGCTGATGCACTGGGCTCATCATCTGTCCAATGacatattattgttattaccattaccattattattgttattgtaatGCCCACTAGAAGCAGTGGTATTTATGTTCTGCTCAGGCAAGATCTTTGAAAGGATCTCTAAAATagcctgtttttttttagattACAATTATTTAGCTCTTTAACCCTGTACTTTCTAGCATGGTCCTCTCATATATGGTGATCAGCACTTAGGCCTACCTCCCCTAtgtgcctcctcctggtccacattttctggagtgtctggaggcttgtggctgctcctcatcttaaatgtaatgtaattatgaAAAGTTGCCATTAGTAGGCTAAAATATGAGTCTGATTAATTTATCAATTAGCCTACACAGTATAATTTTTTATCACTATGCAAAGTCTCTGTCCCACCTACTGTTTGGCTTTTTCGTAGCCAaccctgtagtgatgtgctcctctttgctgcctcctttagttgtctctctctctcctgaatcctcctcttttcactgggcatttcggcttcacttaacaataacaaacaatacccaaacccaaaatagtgataagatttaggcatgaaacattttgaatgaaagaattcatgtgatgcattacttccatcatttattatttttgttaaaacgaaatgttagaaactaactatcagcagacatgtagcttagtttgccCATGGGCGTAGCGGACGCGGGGTACGcaggggacatgtcccccccacttcctGTATCTGTGCCCTCTGTCCCCCGCACTTTTTACAGCCATTACAACCATTCAATTAATTTCTAACACGTGGAAACGTGTTTTTTCCGAGCTGCCTTTGAACGCACCATGAGAAGGCAGAGTTGTTTGActgcaaaatacttttttatttatattattctaAAGTACTCCTACTACTCCTACTTGACTACAAGTTTTGGCTACTCTACCACCTAGGAATAAACCCCCTCCTTGCATTTCTGCACAGAAGCTCACTATTGTTTTGcacatattttttaatcttcATACAATAGAAAGAGCAGGgtcagggaggagacagtggaccAGAGTCCAGCAGCAGTCGGAATGAACAGGGAGGGTCTTCACAGCAGGTGAGGAGAAATTATAACCAAAGTCCTTAGAACGTCTGTTATAACTGGCTGAGAGGCAATATTGATAGCATAAAGGGACTTTGAGGTTAAACTCGACTACAACAATTCCACTACTGCTACTGCATTCCTAATTCTATTTCAAAATGTTGCTTTCCACATATTTTTAAATCTTTATTGCCACAATAGAAAGagcagggtgagagaggagatggTGGACCAGAGGCCAGCAAGGATGATCATGCAGGGTCACAGGTGAGAAGAGAATATAACTAGCTGAGAAAATACATTGATAGCATAAAAGTGGCTTTGCGATTAATTTCCACCGCTATTTCACCACTACTATTCTTAATACTATTTATAAGTTTTGCTTTGCACATTTATTATCTATATCATTGCAGGAGAAATTGTAGGAGAGATTATAACTGGCTAAGGAAATGTCTATTGGATAAGAGTGACTCTAAGATTAGTTggctgttggttgtcagttgaggtcatgggtagggaatttatatatatatatatttttttttttttcccagcggcagcgaatgataggtaagttgttttcatttaaaaacgagagaatgcgctcatccttgtacagaatgaagaggtctCGTACAATCAACGTTCaacaatgatccgacaaggaacaaaggaaagacaaggacttaaatactaaacacacacagggcacgtaacgagtaacagctgaaacacattaggggagggagcagtaatcacacaggagggaaaccggacatggggagaaacaagacagagataccaaagtaaaacaggtaacacaccaaaacaagacaggaaacagacagaccatgacagtacccccccccctcaagggTCGACtaccaggcgacccacgacatgcagaaaaagaaagtcaaacccaaatAGGGTGGGTGGAGAGGGAGCCAGGAGAAGGGAACCAAAAAAAAATGGAGTGGGGCAGAGCACGGGATGACCGGCTGGCCGGGGAA contains:
- the LOC130385392 gene encoding gamma-crystallin M2-like isoform X1, translated to MASPHRRLLLFTIFYQFSPHSDVSSLLLECRYVMITFFEEPNFQGRSYECEADCADVHPHFSRCSSVRVESGCWVLYERPSYQGYQYVLTRGDYPDYQHWMGYNDTVRSCRTFSYTSGGPYLMKIYDRPDFQGQAHELSEDVDSVQERFPRRDVASCRVVEGYWTLYEHSSYRGRQYFLGPGEYRKASDWGAVCNTAGSLRRVTDF